A genomic region of Colletotrichum destructivum chromosome 1, complete sequence contains the following coding sequences:
- a CDS encoding Putative pre-rRNA-processing protein RIX1: MSLPPDLKVLCRRLTSTPPAQLPHSIPAFINHVIRCKDVLSAPQDPKATSNSSEASTLVHKLRTIILTLLNGKSAMGRFTGATLVKAVIDVGGWECLKESGNWVRGLLAMLQKNDPFPVKEIAIVTLVRIYTLIHGYQTLTREIATPTIPTFFNACLQLIKLPAAGQRLKTPLTVIETVLDAFSALIPAYPTTCRPFNGQVKTAIRPYLAPTSSDGTTVPQSLRKASRHLAISLPLTTAGKTGPGDDWAKLVDGLRKDFHSTADQVFRAVQESWEASAPYTRSKVDFDTLPQSLETPDQLPQWTGISAGRDRLVGLLHYLADALRYSTKTPVTIPIASLMDVVSRVALISRNSKSQSWDQAIETQAAVGREEKEELWAAIPDIHVAALDLLLVLVQRLERNALSTIPEIYDNMVLIFRSGIDIPIVRAATYMLLDETLPIAGPGLQKLTVETLGIVSLACCRDIQQESGYVKEAKPATKTAAETKKNNIAANADLFLPSQTAADSASASRPTLDPSHRAAADSLLASLLTHLPQQHLKPGLRGLLDQTAILSRNRDAMIASVLNPYVNQGGAMFPSILPFLSQQFPHDRGVEILRSNIRTSTQGSSDVLEGVDATLEDLEAEEAARDGDEEIVSEIEVKGDAEDQEMKEAAAEAAAQVSSASETIIVANDDDAEDSNNPFRPSKDAGGGSSIEVANPFAVTSAQKRKLDDEGASPPKRQSVERKPERTVAAAPEPEGDDDDSDDESVHLNMDLDDDDEEEDEE; the protein is encoded by the exons ATGTCTCTTCCTCCGGATCTGAAAGTGCTCTGCCGCCGACTGACTTCGACACCACCAGCTCAGCTGCCTCACTCAATCCCGGCCTTCATCAACCATGTCATCCGCTGCAAAGATGTCTTGTCTGCGCCTCAGGATCCCAAGGCAACATCCAACTCATCCGAGGCTTCTACTCTGGTCCATAAGCTGAGAACCATCATCTTGACTCTGCTGAACGGCAAGAGTGCCATGGGGCGCTTCACCGGCGCAAccctcgtcaaggccgtcatcgacgtgGGCGGTTGGGAATGTCTGAAGGAATCCGGCAACTGGGTTCGCGGACTCCTGGCCATGCTTCAG AAAAACGACCCCTTCCCGGTCAAGGAGATCGCCATTGTCACCCTCGTCCGCATTTACACCCTCATTCACGGTTATCAAACTCTCACCAGGGAGATCGCGACACCCACCATCCcgaccttcttcaacgcATGCCTACAGCTGATCAAGctcccggcggcgggccaGCGCCTCAAGACGCCACTGACCGTCATCGAGACTGTCCTTGACGCGTTCTCCGCCCTGATCCCGGCTTACCCGACCACCTGCCGCCCCTTCAACGGCCAGGTCAAGACAGCCATCCGGCCATACTTGGCGCCTACCTCTTCTGATGGCACGACGGTGCCCCAGTCCCTTCGTAAGGCTAGCAGACACCTGGCCATCTCGCTACCGCTTACCACAGCGGGCAAAACGGGACCTGGTGACGACTGGGCCAAGCTCGTTGACGGTCTGAGGAAAGACTTCCACTCGACTGCTGACCAGGTCTTCCGCGCCGTCCAGGAGTCCTGggaggcctcggcgccgtacACCCGCTCCAAGGTTGACTTTGACACGCTGCCGCAGAGTCTAGAGACACCCGACCAGTTACCTCAATGGACCGGAATCTCGGCTGGCCGTGACAGACTCGTCGGCCTACTCCATTACCTGGCTGATGCGCTCCGTTACTCGACCAAGACACCCGTCACAATCCCCATCGCTTCTCTCATGGACGTCGTCTCTCGCGTTGCGCTCATCAGCCGCAACTCCAAGTCCCAATCATGGGACCAGGCAATCGAGACTCAAGCCGCCGTGGGtagagaagagaaggaggaactTTGGGCCGCGATACCCGACAtccacgtcgccgccctggacCTCCTTCTCGTTCTGGTGCAAAGGCTGGAGCGCAACGCACTATCAACCATCCCGGAAATCTACGACAATATGGTCCTCATCTTCCGCTCCGGCATCGACATCCCTAtcgtccgcgccgccacctACATGCTCCTGGACGAGACGCTCCCGATTGCCGGCCccggcctgcagaagctcaCCGTCGAGAcgctcggcatcgtctcGCTCGCCTGCTGCCGCGATATCCAACAAGAGTCAGGCTACGTCAAAGAAGCGAAACCAGCTACcaagaccgccgccgagaccaagaagaacaacatcgccgccaacgccgacctctttcttccttcaCAGACCGCCGCGGACTCGGCATCCGCATCCAGGCCAACCCTCGACCCGTCCCatcgtgccgccgccgattccctcctcgccagcctGCTCACTCACCTCCCCCAGCAGCACCTCAAGCCTGGCCTTCGCGGCCTCCTGGACCAGACGGCCATCCTCTCGCGCAACCGCGACGCCATGATCGCCAGCGTGCTCAACCCTTACGTCAACCAGGGCGGTGCCATGTTCCCCAGCATCCTGCCCTTCCTCTCGCAGCAGTTCCCGCACGAtcgcggcgtcgagatcCTGCGCTCCAACATCCGTACCTCGACGCAGGGATCCTCGGACgttctcgagggcgtcgacgccacgctcgaggatctcgaggccgaggaggccgccagggatggcgacgaggagatcgTTTCGGAGATCGAGGTCAAGGGTGACGCGGAAGACCAGGAGATGAAGGaagccgcggccgaggccgcggcgcAGGTATCGTCGGCTAGCGAGACGATCATCGttgccaacgacgacgacgccgaggacaGCAACAACCCGTTCCGCCCGTCAAaggacgccggcggtggcagcTCGATCGAGGTTGCGAACCCCTTCGCCGTGACGTCTGcgcagaagcgcaagctcgacgacgagggtgcGAGCCCGCCGAAGAGGCAGAGCGTCGAGAGGAAACCTGAACGGACggtcgctgccgccccggAGCCGGaaggggacgacgacgatagcGATGATGAGAGCGTTCACCTGAACATGGAccttgatgatgatgacgaagaagaggacgaggagtaG
- a CDS encoding Putative zn(2)Cys(6) fungal-type DNA-binding domain-containing protein, with protein MREALGALDAPPWIIMPGQNKPTQTLRPLLPAPRALQPLPPRLPPASSKKRLIPSTKVACNTCRSKKKACDGKRPACTPCTELGTQCVYISANETETAAMALKRENQMLRDMLSQLTAMPEDVAHQTLKKLKFAVDPFSAFRTIRPSAPKDVREVLPHVHSDIEFELTRRHPSVYPQIRRLLRGDVLEGAASRPAKVARIASSSGESRSVPGDGRDRDTAEVTLYNPSFASDVGTRPYNTAFFSSPTGPAPPPPLVRKDPRLRKLNIGFWTVVPITNQDAADAISIYLETDHPVLGLFDADLFLDGLISGEVRYCSSLLVNALLAFACQAYAAKNPEASRWSQEFEDEANKLWLVQNDDTLPTIAALAFLIQSCGCNGNGELDVRYIKETAAMAKRLKLFGCPDAYTFADLSHLSEAKARATAQTAWGVFDTLSMISQYYLPATTEYPPRLPIPGSGGLGGSETGVELAQSSRESSAGTSSDPDTGPRPRSHLKRSRSSSLTWPVSDIFTALCELWKISSQITWVYQHDSSPGHSSRAFALEKYSKLLVWADNLPESMKRCEHSPYQVLVCHIWFHGTVLYLLRPFIPSDQQHGFRSWSPSADRIHAFFAASIEQLKELAELYASCPQSTYSIFGHPALLHVANAVASDIGNPEWRIYFMSCIRAYQALYSSFTVAEVIAGGLLSMVVRKGAMDTAEAFGLLQELRAKKSQKLVGRATGMFVTDFDLAVTDREAARADRMMEKFEEMTILDEFTHGVI; from the exons ATGCGAGAAGCACTGGGAGCACTAGATGCGCCCCCTTGGATTATCATGCCTGGTCAGAATAAGCCGACGCAGACCTTGCGGCCTCTGCTCCCGGCTCCCAGAGCTTTGCAGCCGCTTCCTCCACGTTTACCCCCAGCCTCGTCGAAAAAACGGTTAATACCAAGCACAAAAGTTGCATGTAATACCTGTAGatccaagaagaaggcc TGCGATGGTAAAAGACCCGCATGCACGCCTTGCACGGAGCTCGGAACGCAATGCGTCTACATCAGTGCCAACGAAAcagagacggcggcgatggctcTAAAACGAGAGAACCAGATGCTTCGTGACATGTTGAGTCAGCTTACGGCGATGCCAGAAGACGTTGCTCATCAGACTCTCAAGAAGCTCAAATTCGCCGTGGACCCGTTCTCCGCCTTTCGCACCATCAGACCATCCGCGCCAAAGGATGTCCGGGAAGTTTTACCTCACGTCCATTCCGATATCGAGTTTGAGCTCACAAGACGGCATCCTTCCGTGTACCCTCAAATTCGGAGACTGTTACGCGGTGACGTGTTGGAGGGTGCGGCGTCGAGACCGGCCAAGGTGGCACGGATTGCAAGCTCATCCGGGGAGAGCCGCTCAGTCCCAGGCGACGGCAGAGACCGTGACACGGCCGAAGTGACGTTGTACAACCCTAGTTTCGCGTCGGATGTCGGTACTCGGCCTTACAATACGGCGTTCTtcagctcgccgacgggccctgctcctccgcctcctctAGTTCGCAAGGACCCACGGTTGAGGAAGCTTAACATTGGCTTCTGGACCGTGGTGCCCATTACCAACCAAGACGCGGCAGACGCCATCTCAATATACCTAGAAACGGATCATCCGGTGTTGGGGTTGTTCGATGCTGACCTGTTTCTTGATGGCCTGATTAGCGGAGAAGTGCGGTATTGCTCTTCTCTCCTTGTCAATGCCCTTCTTGCGTTCGCCTGC CAAGCGTACGCAGCAAAAAATCCGGAAGCATCGCGCTGGAGCCAGGAGTTTGAAGATGAAGCAAACAAACTCTGGCTCGTGCAGAACGATGACACTCTGCCCACCATCGCCGCTTTGGCCTTCCTGATTCAATCCTGCGGATGCAACGGCAATGGCGAGCTGGATGTTCGATACATCAAGGAgacggccgccatggccaaaCGGCTGAAGCTCTTTGGTTGTCCTGATGCATACACATTCGCAGATCTGAGCCATCTGTCAGAGGCGAAGGCTCGGGCAACCGCGCAGACCGCCTGGGGAGTCTTCGATACTCTAAG CATGATATCCCAGTACTATCTACCAGCGACTACCGAGTATCCGCCGAGGCTTCCGATTCCGGGCAGCGGTGGGCTCGGGGGCTCGGAGACCGGAGTCGAACTGGCGCAGAGCAGCAGAGAAAGTAGCGCAGGAACTTCGTCGGATCCTGATACGGGTCCTCGACCGCGTTCCCATTTGAAGAGGAGCCGGTCATCGTCGTTGACATGGCCTGTCTCGGATATATTTACAGCTCTTTGCGAGTTGTGGAAGATATCGTCTCAAATCACATGGGTCTACCAGCACGACAGCAGTCCCGGACACTCGTCGCGAGCCTTCGCCCTAGAAAAATACAGCAAGCTTCTGGTCTGGGCGGACAACTTGCCCGAGAGTATGAAGCGTTGCGAGCACAGCCCGTATCAGGTGCTCGTCTGCCA CATATGGTTTCACGGCACGGTCCTCTATCTCCTGAGGCCATTCATTCCCAGTGACCAGCAGCACGGTTTTAGGTCATGGTCACCGTCGGCAGACCGGATCCATGCCTTCTTCGCTGCCTCGATCGAGCAGCTGAAAGAACTGGCCGAACTGTACGCGTCGTGTCCACAGTCAACGTACAGCATCTTCGGCCACCCGGCGCTTCTCCACGTCGCCAATGCCGTGGCCAGCGACATCGGCAACCCAGAGTGGCGGATCTATTTTATGAGCTGCATCCGTGCGTACCAGGCCCTCTACAGCTCGTTTACGGTCGCCGAGGTGATTGCCGGGGGTCTATTGTCCATGGTGGTCAGGAAAGGTGCCATGGATACAGCAGAGGCATTTGGTCTGCTACAGGAGCTGAGGGCAAAGAAGAGCCAGAAGCTCGTGGGCCGGGCGACTGGGATGTTTGTGACGGATTTCGACCTGGCCGTGACGGATCGtgaggcggcgagggcagaTCGGATGATGGAGAAGTTTGAGGAGATGACCATTTTGGACGAGTTTACCCACGGCGTCATATAA
- a CDS encoding Putative WW domain-containing protein, producing MASDSLRPDSSPQEADSEQSRPADIAAEGEQSTKQGSTSPEGAGGNDFKRDSSSPESGEASSTASPAPSDAGDEKTTSSSDAPPLPNEVPPLPSGPPPATQDDGWDFQWDPASQAYFFYNRFTGATQWENPRVPVAAAAASTSAAPGTTTTAATTAPLGPPPLPTNDLPPAGGYNPAIHGDYDPDAWYAKGNTAEENEANQASSAAYAAEYGAIAQFNRFTGQFQTLGEGPDRHSDEAKSKRQMNAFFDVDAAANSHDGRSLKAERSGKKPSKAELKQFKEKRRARKEEKRRAWLRD from the coding sequence ATGGCGTCAGACTCCCTACGACCCGACTCCTCCCCGCAGGAAGCCGATTCTGAACAGAGCCGACCGGCCGACATTGCTGCTGAGGGTGAACAATCAACCAAGCAGGGTTCAACATCtcccgagggcgccggcggcaacgactTCAAGAGAGACTCTAGCTCCCCCGAGTCTGGCGAGGCCAGCTCGACCGCGTCTCCCGCGCCTTCCGACGCTGGTGATGAGAAAACCACTTCTTCCTCCGATGCGCCGCCCCTCCCCAACGAGGTACCACCGCTCCCCTCAGGACCTCCTCCTGCGACCCAAGACGACGGCTGGGACTTCCAGTGGGACCCGGCCTCCCAGGCATACTTCTTCTACAACCGCTTCACCGGCGCGACGCAGTGGGAAAACCCCCGCGTtcccgttgccgccgccgccgcttcgacCAGCGCCGCCCCGGGTACGACCACGACCGCAGCGACGACCGCGCCCTTgggcccccctcccctgccgACAAATGACCTACCCCCCGCGGGCGGctacaaccccgccatccacggCGACTACGACCCGGACGCGTGGTACGCCAAGGGAaacacggccgaggagaacgagGCGAACCAGGCGTCTTCCGCCGCCTACGCGGCCGAGTACGGCGCGATCGCGCAGTTTAATCGCTTCACCGGCCAATTCCAGACGCTCGGCGAAGGCCCCGACCGCCACtcggacgaggccaagagcaAGCGCCAGATGAATgccttcttcgacgtcgacgccgccgccaactcgCACGACGGCCGCAGCCTCAAGGCCGAGCGCAGTGGCAAGAAGCCCAGCAAGGCCGAGCTCAAGCAGTTCAAGGAGAAGCGTCGGGcgaggaaggaggagaagcgccgGGCCTGGCTTAGGGACTAA